One Chordicoccus furentiruminis DNA window includes the following coding sequences:
- a CDS encoding peptidoglycan-binding domain-containing protein → MKKKAVMAVLLAASLSFAAPVMGDIRSDISKAEGVLGIDHSSETTIKRIEALEKELGISTSAGETIEERIKAIDKQIGIADSDVTSSSTASLAESVAESSNRSTWDRPSDDVVVKLLSSIDNITSAKAVTETTDLNHLLNKEGGYIGCVYFHDKRVTSVSDDPLIAGTDGGGAVEIFPSQEDANQRDEYLLAYNSPSLTGSHKVVGTCVVRISGKLSSSEQAEMTDEIEKLLPLDESQSSDSTGSDTSSDAAVASEVQTTNEAMTSAQTTSQTSTQSSGTAVGTGISMAGASELELYNQDGFKITCLGFTKDADMGMADVLKIRVQNLTQHNVDIYSDNVNVNGQSMFMAALSLNVSSGKTATGDCYFMKSELKNAGIENITDITLNISAVNQDDDYMSQLFSTGPISLSIDKDGNVVNRQVYRDAATIQEVQTLLNAAGYDCGTPDGVAGKKTNSMILQYEKDHNLTENTDITDELLQALRSNS, encoded by the coding sequence ATGAAGAAAAAAGCAGTCATGGCAGTGCTGCTGGCAGCGTCGCTTTCATTTGCAGCTCCTGTGATGGGAGATATCAGAAGTGACATCAGTAAGGCAGAGGGGGTTTTGGGAATCGATCATTCCAGTGAAACGACGATAAAACGAATAGAAGCGTTGGAAAAGGAACTGGGAATCAGTACTTCTGCTGGAGAAACGATAGAAGAACGAATAAAAGCGATTGACAAGCAGATTGGTATTGCTGATTCTGACGTTACTTCTTCGTCAACGGCGTCATTGGCAGAATCTGTGGCGGAAAGTTCAAATCGCTCTACATGGGATCGTCCTTCAGATGATGTTGTAGTGAAACTGCTGTCTTCGATTGATAACATTACGTCGGCAAAAGCCGTGACAGAAACGACAGATTTGAATCATCTTCTCAATAAAGAAGGTGGTTATATCGGGTGCGTGTATTTTCATGATAAACGAGTTACTTCAGTATCAGATGACCCGCTTATAGCCGGAACGGATGGAGGCGGAGCAGTTGAGATTTTTCCCTCACAGGAGGACGCAAATCAGAGAGATGAATATTTGCTAGCTTATAATTCGCCTAGCCTAACTGGTTCTCATAAGGTAGTCGGAACATGTGTGGTACGGATTTCAGGTAAACTCAGCTCTTCCGAGCAGGCGGAAATGACGGATGAGATCGAGAAGCTGCTTCCATTGGATGAATCACAATCGTCTGATTCGACGGGCAGCGACACTTCATCTGATGCCGCAGTGGCATCTGAGGTGCAGACAACAAACGAAGCTATGACATCTGCACAGACGACCAGTCAAACTAGTACACAGTCTTCAGGCACGGCAGTAGGAACAGGAATTAGTATGGCTGGAGCAAGTGAACTGGAACTATATAATCAGGATGGCTTTAAGATTACATGCCTGGGATTCACTAAAGATGCTGATATGGGGATGGCAGATGTCCTGAAGATAAGAGTCCAGAATCTGACACAGCATAACGTTGATATATACAGTGATAACGTTAATGTAAATGGACAGAGTATGTTCATGGCAGCACTTTCTTTGAATGTTTCGTCGGGAAAGACTGCCACCGGGGATTGCTACTTTATGAAATCTGAATTGAAAAATGCAGGAATTGAAAATATCACTGATATCACACTGAACATTTCTGCAGTCAACCAGGACGATGATTATATGAGCCAGCTTTTCTCTACAGGCCCGATTAGTCTATCCATTGACAAGGATGGAAATGTTGTTAATCGGCAGGTATATCGTGATGCAGCGACTATTCAGGAAGTGCAGACGTTGCTGAATGCAGCCGGTTATGATTGTGGTACGCCGGATGGAGTAGCAGGAAAGAAGACAAACAGCATGATCCTTCAGTATGAGAAGGATCACAACCTGACGGAAAATACGGATATTACAGACGAACTTCTTCAGGCGCTTCGGTCAAACAGCTAA
- a CDS encoding DUF4160 domain-containing protein, protein MPELSRFGGMVIYMLFCDTEQHNKPHVHVYYGEYEAAIAIDGELLAGSIPRKQLKIVTGWLAFHEEEAYAAWNLAVKGEHFNKIPPMK, encoded by the coding sequence ATGCCGGAATTAAGCCGTTTTGGCGGGATGGTGATTTACATGCTGTTTTGTGATACAGAGCAGCACAATAAGCCGCACGTTCATGTGTATTACGGTGAATATGAAGCCGCAATCGCGATTGACGGGGAACTGTTAGCGGGCTCTATTCCGCGCAAGCAGTTGAAGATCGTGACCGGATGGCTGGCATTTCATGAGGAAGAAGCATATGCGGCATGGAATCTTGCCGTCAAAGGCGAACATTTCAATAAAATTCCGCCGATGAAATGA
- a CDS encoding DUF2442 domain-containing protein, with amino-acid sequence MYIKDGICYAGELKEGIKVTDAKPLRGGMMLVTFSTGEQRLFDTTLLQGTAFEPLKDEKIFSNPVIFHGVITWDNGEIDIAPETVYKESYAYNKEAV; translated from the coding sequence ATGTATATAAAGGATGGAATATGTTATGCAGGCGAATTGAAAGAAGGGATTAAGGTCACAGACGCAAAACCACTCAGAGGCGGTATGATGCTGGTTACGTTTTCAACGGGGGAACAGCGTTTATTTGATACCACGCTTTTACAGGGAACAGCATTTGAACCGCTTAAAGATGAAAAAATATTCAGTAATCCGGTGATTTTCCACGGTGTGATCACATGGGATAATGGAGAAATTGATATAGCGCCGGAAACAGTGTATAAAGAAAGCTATGCATATAACAAGGAAGCGGTGTGA
- a CDS encoding DNA polymerase Y family protein: MDERILFHVDVNSAFLSWTAVRRLRDDPGSVDLRQIPAAVCGDVETRHGVILAKSIPAKTFGVHTGEAVMTALKKCPRLLLVPSEFSTYRDVSRRLMAMLREVSPYLEQLSIDEAFLDVTHRTGRDGAPVTF, translated from the coding sequence ATGGACGAACGGATTCTGTTTCATGTCGACGTCAACTCCGCGTTCCTCTCCTGGACCGCGGTCAGGCGGCTGCGTGACGACCCGGGATCCGTCGATCTCCGACAGATCCCGGCCGCCGTCTGCGGCGATGTCGAGACGCGCCACGGCGTCATTCTCGCCAAATCCATCCCCGCGAAGACCTTCGGCGTGCATACGGGCGAGGCGGTCATGACCGCGCTGAAGAAATGCCCCCGCCTTCTTCTGGTACCGTCTGAATTTTCCACCTACCGGGACGTCTCCCGCCGCCTGATGGCAATGCTGAGAGAGGTCTCGCCGTATCTGGAGCAGCTCTCCATCGACGAGGCGTTCCTCGACGTGACGCACAGGACCGGGCGGGACGGCGCGCCCGTGACTTTCTGA
- a CDS encoding MATE family efflux transporter produces MMLIVSAALTAASELSAVFLVRIFVGYDPGLMELTVYSFRIYSIAFLFMGFNILGSGFFTALNNGAVSAFLSVARSIGFQLTAIYLLPYLFGTKGLWMVVVVSDGLCLILTIAMWMRYRKVDHD; encoded by the coding sequence ATGATGCTCATTGTATCTGCGGCACTCACTGCAGCGTCCGAACTGTCTGCCGTCTTCCTGGTGAGGATCTTCGTGGGCTATGACCCGGGACTGATGGAGCTGACCGTGTATAGCTTCAGGATCTATTCGATCGCCTTCCTGTTCATGGGCTTCAATATTTTGGGATCAGGATTCTTTACGGCACTGAATAACGGTGCTGTGTCGGCATTCCTGTCTGTTGCGCGATCCATCGGATTTCAGCTGACAGCGATCTACCTGCTTCCGTACCTGTTCGGCACAAAGGGTCTCTGGATGGTGGTTGTTGTCTCTGACGGCCTCTGCCTGATCCTCACGATTGCGATGTGGATGCGCTACCGGAAAGTGGATCACGATTGA
- the essC gene encoding type VII secretion protein EssC: MTYAVSLRYHNREYYTLLDCPGEVSFGTHKSDDVQIAGSADHLLQITARAGDDQVTVAGKKPMTFVQASVMLNEIAYLQSLPEDPGNGGGGPASSELYVSRVAGRSSRKVSLPFNGRITCGRSQSCDIVLTYPIVSGHHFQILCEQGKIHVEDTNSTNHLYLNGKRISKSVMKNGDVLSIYTFRFILENGTLYFENMGPALHIAPSLLTPVNLLDPVSVEQKETAGTVKEGFPKVLQYRLSPRIRETMPSETIVLSSPPASATAMGRQSMNWMYLLGSGAMMATSLASGAFNPFSLLYMLSPVGSIIASKKMTKEQKAQMEEYMKVREETYQTYIEGQKARIGKIADIQRQITLQENPGPEACIDTVMNLRRNLWERMPEDNDFLTLRLGLGRDRLCVNVRARSDPDGYEMPQDDDLEGLTAAIIEETRYVDHIPVRLPLRQCQTIGLLGRKEDEYYELRGMLVELTTAHSANDVKLVCLFREEAKKHWQQIRWLPHIWDESGQVRFIAFDRRRIHTVCELLEDIIRKRQPKTEETDSSRQVKPPLPHYVVVVDDPAILRNELIFDALTGNNPALGITTVFLAEDEYDLPQKCQYLVDLRSRPCVFAREEFDRRLYFEQDPPVHRPQMEQFSRRMAAVELKGSLSEAEVPAAVTFLQGYGVRTVEELNVRERWERSEPYRTLAAPLGVMKGGKIFFLDVRSGENSHGPHGLLAGTTGSGKSELLQSWILSMAVNYHPYDVNFVVIDYKGGGMSDLMEPLPHVVGKITNIDRNIGRSLVALKSELKRRQKLFAEAGVNNIDKYQRAYKSGLAKVRLPHLILVTDEFAELKKEEPDFMKELNSVATIGRSLGIHMLLATQKPAGVVNDQISANSRFRICMKVQDVADSREMLKRTDAARITQAGRAYIRVGEDELFELFQSFYSAAEYTGQTQHGIRGENQVKIVGVTGERIAPVRKAKKASGTVDELTAVIRYINQVCSKMGIRKMAGPWLPELPALIPLAGVLGKNVFDGIRWPEHEEVLRIPVGRFDIPAQQMQGTQFIDFTRTGHFAVYGSPGSGKTTFLKTVIMSLAMHHSPDEVKMEIIDAGNWSLSEFAGMPHVLQVTLNQEEKKMAAFMQRLKHEMEARRKAFLAHAVNSLKAYHETVSAALPALFIFIDQIGPLFEQYAELETLLTQVAGSGAPYGIHLMFTATSSMGIRFRFQQLIKGCITLQMADKADYSTLVGPVAGISLPNCPGRALFRGNPPVAFHTAMYARGEEEKERHEEVLRTCEKMGEAWAALHQQPGMEENGATRAPQHDEGADQKSPSSEKDTASAGAPRTAEASVSRTQLTLGIRADDLEPAILDLSRHYLLLISAESGEACRDALGQIRARLALRSDNEMVDLTPENASGKLASIVNVLNDRMKNKKQHSREKDFSEPRWLEGFLNECILIEDLPALASALSLEDQKTLRRILLKSGGLGVVIIVTGVRKDLGTDAPDLATDAAIKAQQALILSGNLYDYHFLHVQEDDAGAGAQLFEGEMALIRDGSVLLLREA, from the coding sequence ATGACATATGCGGTTTCCCTTCGGTATCACAACAGGGAGTACTATACATTGCTGGACTGCCCGGGGGAAGTTTCTTTCGGAACGCATAAGTCAGACGATGTGCAGATTGCGGGCTCGGCGGATCATCTGCTCCAGATCACGGCAAGGGCGGGAGACGACCAGGTGACGGTCGCAGGGAAGAAGCCGATGACGTTTGTACAGGCTTCCGTCATGCTCAATGAAATCGCCTATCTGCAGTCGCTTCCGGAGGATCCGGGAAACGGCGGAGGCGGTCCGGCTTCTTCCGAGCTTTATGTTTCACGCGTGGCCGGGCGTTCCTCCAGAAAAGTGAGCCTTCCCTTTAACGGACGCATAACATGCGGGCGCAGCCAGAGCTGCGATATCGTCCTTACCTATCCGATCGTTTCCGGCCATCATTTCCAGATCCTGTGCGAACAGGGAAAGATTCATGTCGAGGATACCAACAGCACCAACCATCTTTACCTCAACGGGAAGAGAATTTCCAAGTCGGTCATGAAAAACGGGGACGTGCTGTCCATCTATACCTTCCGCTTTATTCTCGAGAACGGAACACTTTACTTCGAAAATATGGGGCCGGCGCTTCATATTGCGCCCTCGCTGCTGACGCCGGTCAATCTGCTGGATCCGGTTTCCGTGGAACAGAAGGAGACAGCGGGAACGGTGAAAGAGGGATTCCCGAAGGTCCTTCAGTACCGCCTGTCCCCGCGCATCCGGGAAACGATGCCTTCGGAAACCATCGTCCTTTCCAGTCCGCCGGCGTCCGCGACAGCCATGGGGCGGCAGAGCATGAACTGGATGTATCTGCTCGGCAGCGGCGCCATGATGGCGACCTCGCTGGCAAGCGGCGCCTTCAATCCGTTTTCTCTTCTGTATATGCTTTCGCCGGTCGGAAGCATCATTGCGTCCAAAAAGATGACGAAAGAGCAGAAGGCGCAGATGGAAGAGTACATGAAGGTGCGCGAGGAAACGTACCAGACCTACATCGAGGGGCAGAAGGCGAGAATCGGGAAAATAGCGGATATCCAGAGGCAGATCACACTGCAGGAAAATCCCGGGCCGGAGGCCTGCATCGATACGGTCATGAATCTCAGGCGCAATCTGTGGGAGCGGATGCCTGAGGACAATGACTTTCTGACCCTGCGCCTCGGACTGGGGCGCGACAGACTGTGTGTGAACGTGCGCGCCCGCTCCGATCCGGACGGCTACGAGATGCCTCAGGATGATGACCTGGAGGGACTGACCGCTGCCATCATTGAGGAGACACGCTATGTGGATCATATCCCGGTCCGCCTGCCGCTCCGCCAGTGCCAGACCATCGGGCTTCTGGGCCGGAAAGAAGACGAATACTATGAGCTTCGCGGCATGCTGGTGGAACTGACTACTGCCCACAGCGCAAATGATGTCAAGCTGGTGTGTCTGTTCCGTGAGGAAGCGAAAAAACACTGGCAGCAGATCCGCTGGCTTCCGCACATATGGGATGAAAGCGGACAGGTGCGCTTTATCGCCTTTGACCGCAGACGGATTCACACGGTCTGCGAACTGCTGGAGGATATCATCCGCAAGAGGCAGCCGAAGACAGAAGAGACGGACAGCAGCCGTCAGGTGAAGCCGCCGCTTCCGCACTATGTCGTGGTTGTGGATGATCCGGCCATCCTGCGCAATGAACTCATCTTCGACGCCCTGACCGGGAACAATCCGGCGCTGGGAATCACGACGGTCTTTCTGGCGGAGGATGAGTATGATCTGCCGCAGAAATGCCAGTATCTGGTCGATCTGCGCAGCCGCCCGTGCGTTTTTGCAAGAGAAGAATTTGACAGGCGGCTCTATTTCGAGCAGGATCCGCCGGTTCACCGGCCGCAGATGGAACAGTTTTCCCGCCGCATGGCGGCGGTGGAGCTGAAAGGCAGTCTGTCCGAGGCGGAAGTGCCCGCGGCAGTGACCTTCCTTCAGGGTTACGGAGTGCGGACAGTGGAGGAGCTGAATGTACGGGAGAGATGGGAACGCAGTGAACCGTACCGCACGCTGGCCGCGCCCCTCGGCGTGATGAAAGGGGGAAAGATTTTTTTCCTGGATGTCCGGAGCGGCGAAAATTCGCACGGGCCCCACGGGCTTCTGGCCGGGACGACAGGATCCGGGAAGAGCGAACTGCTGCAGTCCTGGATTCTTTCCATGGCAGTCAACTATCACCCGTATGATGTGAATTTTGTCGTGATCGACTATAAGGGCGGCGGCATGTCAGACCTGATGGAACCGCTTCCGCACGTGGTAGGCAAGATCACGAATATCGACCGGAATATCGGCCGTTCGCTGGTGGCGCTGAAAAGCGAGCTGAAGCGGCGCCAGAAGCTGTTTGCCGAAGCCGGGGTCAACAATATTGACAAGTACCAGCGTGCGTACAAGAGCGGACTGGCAAAAGTGAGGCTGCCGCATCTGATCCTTGTGACGGACGAGTTCGCCGAGCTGAAAAAGGAAGAACCGGATTTCATGAAGGAGCTCAACTCCGTGGCGACCATCGGCCGTTCTCTGGGCATCCATATGCTGCTGGCGACGCAGAAGCCGGCCGGCGTGGTGAACGACCAGATCAGTGCCAATTCCCGTTTCCGGATCTGCATGAAGGTGCAGGACGTGGCCGACAGCCGGGAGATGCTCAAACGCACGGATGCCGCCCGGATCACACAGGCAGGACGGGCTTATATCCGCGTCGGCGAAGATGAACTTTTTGAACTGTTCCAGTCCTTTTACAGCGCGGCTGAATACACCGGGCAGACGCAGCACGGAATCCGGGGGGAGAATCAGGTAAAGATCGTCGGTGTGACCGGCGAGCGCATCGCGCCGGTCAGGAAAGCGAAAAAAGCCTCCGGCACTGTGGATGAACTGACGGCCGTGATCCGGTATATCAATCAGGTATGCAGTAAGATGGGGATCAGGAAGATGGCCGGACCGTGGCTGCCGGAGCTGCCGGCTCTGATCCCCCTTGCCGGGGTGCTGGGAAAAAACGTTTTCGACGGCATCCGCTGGCCGGAGCACGAAGAGGTTCTGCGCATTCCGGTCGGGCGGTTTGATATTCCCGCACAGCAGATGCAGGGCACGCAGTTCATCGATTTTACCCGGACCGGACATTTTGCCGTATACGGCTCCCCCGGTTCAGGGAAAACCACGTTCCTGAAGACCGTGATCATGTCGCTGGCCATGCATCATTCGCCGGATGAGGTGAAGATGGAAATCATCGACGCCGGAAACTGGAGCCTGAGTGAGTTTGCAGGTATGCCGCACGTGCTGCAGGTCACACTGAATCAGGAAGAAAAGAAGATGGCGGCCTTCATGCAGCGGCTGAAGCACGAAATGGAGGCGCGCAGAAAAGCATTTCTGGCTCACGCGGTGAACTCGCTGAAAGCGTATCACGAGACGGTATCGGCTGCGCTGCCGGCGCTGTTCATTTTCATCGATCAGATCGGCCCTCTGTTCGAACAATATGCGGAACTGGAGACGCTGCTGACGCAGGTGGCTGGCAGCGGAGCTCCCTATGGCATCCACCTCATGTTTACCGCCACTTCGTCCATGGGAATCCGTTTCAGGTTCCAGCAGCTGATCAAGGGATGCATTACGCTTCAGATGGCGGACAAGGCGGACTATTCGACGCTTGTGGGACCTGTCGCGGGCATCAGTCTTCCCAACTGCCCGGGCCGGGCACTGTTCAGAGGAAACCCGCCGGTCGCTTTCCATACGGCGATGTACGCACGGGGAGAAGAGGAGAAGGAACGGCACGAAGAGGTTCTCAGGACCTGCGAAAAGATGGGAGAGGCCTGGGCCGCTCTTCATCAGCAGCCCGGCATGGAGGAAAACGGGGCAACCCGTGCGCCGCAGCATGACGAAGGGGCGGATCAGAAGAGTCCGTCGTCTGAAAAAGACACGGCATCCGCCGGCGCTCCGCGGACCGCAGAGGCAAGCGTGAGCCGCACACAGCTGACGCTCGGAATCAGAGCGGATGATCTGGAACCGGCCATTCTGGACCTTTCACGGCACTATCTGCTGCTGATCTCCGCGGAGTCGGGCGAAGCCTGCCGGGACGCTCTGGGACAGATCCGTGCAAGGCTCGCTCTGCGCTCCGACAACGAAATGGTGGATCTTACGCCGGAGAATGCTTCCGGCAAGCTGGCTTCGATCGTGAACGTCCTCAACGACCGGATGAAGAATAAAAAGCAGCACAGCCGGGAGAAGGACTTCAGCGAGCCGAGGTGGCTGGAAGGTTTCCTCAATGAATGCATTCTGATTGAGGATCTGCCTGCTCTCGCGTCAGCGCTGTCTCTGGAGGACCAGAAAACGCTGCGGAGAATCCTGCTGAAAAGCGGCGGTCTCGGCGTCGTCATCATCGTCACAGGCGTACGGAAAGACCTCGGGACAGACGCGCCGGATCTGGCAACGGATGCGGCCATCAAGGCGCAGCAGGCGCTGATTCTTTCCGGAAATCTGTATGATTATCATTTCCTGCACGTTCAGGAGGATGACGCAGGCGCCGGGGCGCAGCTTTTCGAGGGGGAAATGGCTCTGATCAGAGACGGAAGCGTGCTGCTTCTCCGGGAGGCGTGA
- a CDS encoding EsaB/YukD family protein, protein MRDFVIVTVADTDSNFDYDMELPVDVPFASLKKDILEVVRAYDPKRVKIGPPLELYCMRLKRTMADQETPAEAGIWSGDFLVMNGRKTG, encoded by the coding sequence ATGAGGGATTTTGTCATCGTGACCGTGGCGGATACAGACTCGAATTTTGATTATGATATGGAACTTCCGGTTGATGTTCCCTTTGCCTCGCTGAAAAAGGATATTCTCGAGGTGGTAAGGGCGTATGATCCGAAACGGGTAAAAATCGGTCCGCCGCTGGAACTTTACTGCATGCGGCTGAAACGGACCATGGCGGATCAGGAGACACCGGCGGAAGCCGGGATCTGGAGCGGTGATTTTCTTGTTATGAACGGAAGAAAAACCGGATAA
- a CDS encoding WXG100 family type VII secretion target, which yields MSRIRIDFDGLEQTITRMNGNIETFEGLNSSLKSMTEGIKGGWEGQAAQAFASMMGKYESQAGEMTSVLEAFKQYAGGVRSEFMSLDAECAKMIRNAF from the coding sequence ATGTCAAGAATACGGATTGATTTTGACGGATTAGAGCAGACCATCACCAGGATGAACGGAAACATCGAAACATTTGAAGGCCTCAACAGCAGTCTGAAATCCATGACGGAAGGAATAAAGGGCGGATGGGAGGGGCAGGCCGCACAGGCCTTTGCGTCCATGATGGGAAAATATGAGTCGCAGGCGGGGGAAATGACCAGCGTTCTGGAAGCGTTCAAACAGTATGCCGGTGGAGTGAGATCGGAATTTATGTCACTGGATGCGGAATGCGCGAAAATGATCCGCAATGCGTTCTGA